The following proteins come from a genomic window of Fulvitalea axinellae:
- a CDS encoding MATE family efflux transporter: protein MKNNNVENESVIYRMVKLALPIMGMSVFQLVYNFTDMVWVGKIGSPAVTAIGTVGFLIGMCLAIASMVNSGTGVKVSHAVGAEDRRLAGEYITVGMAGMALIGLASAAGLYLFPDELIGFFGLRDQSVVEMAYGYLSLALWGIPLSLSNILFTSAFNSHGLTKVSFKINVVGTVLNLLLDPLLIFQFGMGVKGAALATVLSHGIVFLGFVFRVANKKEVPFCGYGNLLGKVPAILKLGVPIGVQRITFMSVSVLLAKIIVEWGDTGIAVQKIGVQLEALTYMAIWGLMSAISILIGQSYGAKDFGKVRETYVAGLKLAGVISFFSSAMFIIFPGFLFRIFVSEPESVAMGADYLRILGVSQLFMSVEYTSAGAFNALGKSYINATVSVIFTVARLPLAIFLSQNMGWGLNGVWWSISISSIVKGTTLLILFFNELKRIEKKGSASAEPATVSL, encoded by the coding sequence GTGAAAAATAATAATGTTGAGAATGAATCGGTGATCTACCGGATGGTGAAACTCGCGTTGCCGATTATGGGCATGTCCGTGTTTCAGCTCGTGTATAATTTTACCGATATGGTTTGGGTGGGAAAAATCGGAAGCCCCGCCGTGACGGCCATCGGAACAGTCGGTTTCCTGATAGGCATGTGTTTGGCTATTGCCTCCATGGTCAATTCCGGAACGGGCGTAAAGGTATCTCACGCCGTAGGGGCTGAAGACCGTCGCTTGGCCGGCGAATACATAACGGTGGGCATGGCCGGAATGGCGTTAATCGGATTGGCTTCGGCCGCGGGGCTTTACCTGTTTCCCGATGAGCTTATCGGTTTTTTCGGTTTGCGAGACCAGTCCGTAGTGGAGATGGCGTACGGATATCTGTCATTGGCGCTGTGGGGTATTCCGCTGTCGCTGAGCAATATACTGTTTACTTCCGCCTTTAATTCCCATGGGCTTACCAAAGTCAGCTTCAAGATAAATGTGGTGGGCACTGTACTGAATTTGTTGCTGGATCCCTTGCTGATTTTCCAGTTTGGAATGGGAGTGAAGGGCGCCGCGTTGGCTACGGTATTGTCGCACGGGATTGTGTTTCTCGGGTTTGTTTTCAGAGTGGCAAACAAAAAAGAGGTGCCGTTTTGCGGTTACGGGAACTTGCTTGGAAAAGTTCCGGCTATCCTAAAACTCGGCGTACCGATAGGCGTACAGCGAATCACGTTTATGTCTGTTTCGGTATTGTTGGCCAAGATTATAGTGGAATGGGGCGATACTGGAATAGCCGTGCAGAAGATCGGCGTACAGCTTGAGGCCCTGACGTATATGGCCATTTGGGGCCTTATGTCGGCGATATCGATTTTGATCGGACAAAGTTACGGGGCCAAAGATTTCGGAAAAGTCCGCGAAACTTATGTGGCCGGATTGAAGCTGGCTGGGGTTATATCATTCTTTTCCAGCGCCATGTTTATCATCTTTCCGGGATTCCTGTTCCGGATATTCGTTTCCGAGCCCGAAAGCGTGGCTATGGGTGCGGATTATCTCAGGATTTTGGGTGTGTCGCAACTGTTTATGAGTGTGGAATACACCTCAGCCGGAGCTTTTAACGCCTTGGGCAAAAGCTATATCAATGCCACGGTAAGCGTAATATTTACCGTAGCCCGGCTTCCGTTGGCCATTTTCCTGAGCCAGAATATGGGCTGGGGACTCAACGGCGTTTGGTGGAGCATCTCCATCAGCAGTATCGTAAAGGGAACAACCTTGCTGATATTGTTCTTTAATGAATTGAAAAGGATTGAGAAAAAAGGGAGCGCTTCGGCGGAACCGGCGACTGTGTCGCTTTAA
- the gshAB gene encoding bifunctional glutamate--cysteine ligase GshA/glutathione synthetase GshB has protein sequence MKNIKNIFGDLDFASFGDSMLRGEFGLERENVRVDAEGRMAKTPHPQVFGNKNRHPYITTDFSESQVEMVTPKQDSIDEAYDFLRVLNDLFYENVKDEFLWPQSMPPVLPKGSDIPIAKYGEEGKDKEEYREYLSKMYGSQMQMISGTHFNFSLPDSLLRRLFAEQKTFSEFEAFKEQVYLKMIRNFLRDRWLLLLINGASPVIHETFEGCCLRITCPVENGVHSCKQSLSMRSSPFGYTNRKNVIIDYASVDSYNNSVERLIQRDFISLEKEIYLPIRLKFREENGKKVVSHIEVRILDLDPLSPLGVSKDVLRFTHLFLLYGLMREEQTPFDTFQQLRAHKNQYLASVNGMVPEFLLTDEFAKTVTIAELSKRIIGRMESTVGFLLASDATYKKAMEKAKLQVENPTERLAYKVREGIHEKGFVEFHMDLARKSREKSLEQAFRFHGKEDMELSTQLLMKEAVLRGVNVEIMDREENFLRLYRGDKEEYVIQATKTSLDTYSGVLKMENKTVTKDILARAGVTVPGGASYSDAEWAKSDFPLFQGRAVVVKPKSTNFGLGITILKENEDQAVYDRAVEIAFSFDKSVLVEEFAEGNEYRIFVIGDEVVGILRRVPANVTGDGTKTIRQLVEIKNQDPLRGKGYRTPLEKIDLGEAEAMFLAGQGYDFETVPDAGQTVYLRENSNISTGGDSVDYTDDIPQSYKDIAVQSTKAMGVQITGLDMIIKDIKEEATPDNYSIIEMNFNPAIHIHCFPFVGKNRKLNAKILDALGYGFEK, from the coding sequence ATGAAAAACATAAAGAATATTTTCGGGGATTTGGATTTCGCCTCTTTCGGCGACAGCATGTTGCGCGGCGAGTTTGGTCTGGAAAGGGAAAACGTAAGGGTGGACGCCGAGGGCCGGATGGCCAAGACGCCGCACCCGCAGGTGTTCGGCAACAAAAACCGTCATCCGTACATAACCACCGACTTCTCGGAGAGCCAAGTGGAGATGGTGACTCCCAAGCAAGACAGCATCGACGAGGCTTACGACTTTTTGCGAGTGCTCAACGATCTGTTTTACGAAAATGTAAAAGACGAATTCCTTTGGCCGCAGAGCATGCCTCCGGTTTTGCCGAAAGGAAGCGACATTCCAATAGCCAAATACGGCGAGGAAGGCAAAGACAAAGAGGAATACCGGGAATATCTGAGTAAGATGTACGGTAGCCAGATGCAGATGATATCGGGAACACATTTTAATTTCTCGTTGCCCGATTCGTTGTTGAGAAGACTCTTCGCTGAGCAAAAAACATTTTCAGAGTTCGAGGCATTCAAGGAGCAGGTTTACCTGAAGATGATCCGGAACTTTCTGCGTGACCGCTGGCTTTTGCTCTTAATCAACGGGGCCAGCCCGGTAATCCACGAGACTTTCGAAGGCTGTTGTCTGAGGATCACATGTCCGGTAGAAAACGGCGTACATTCCTGTAAGCAATCGCTTTCGATGCGCTCAAGCCCGTTCGGGTATACGAACCGCAAGAACGTGATCATCGATTATGCGTCGGTCGATTCATATAACAACTCTGTGGAGAGGCTGATACAAAGGGATTTCATTAGTCTTGAGAAAGAAATCTATTTGCCGATAAGGCTAAAATTCAGGGAAGAAAACGGCAAGAAAGTCGTGTCGCATATCGAGGTCCGGATTTTGGATCTGGATCCGCTTAGTCCGCTGGGCGTGTCTAAAGACGTTTTGCGTTTTACGCACCTGTTCCTGCTCTACGGCCTGATGCGGGAGGAGCAGACGCCTTTCGACACTTTCCAACAGCTCAGGGCGCACAAAAACCAATATCTGGCTTCCGTAAACGGAATGGTTCCGGAGTTTTTGCTTACCGACGAATTCGCGAAGACCGTAACCATAGCCGAGCTTTCGAAAAGGATAATCGGACGGATGGAAAGCACTGTGGGATTCCTGCTTGCAAGCGACGCTACTTACAAAAAGGCGATGGAAAAGGCCAAGCTACAGGTGGAGAACCCAACCGAGCGTTTGGCTTACAAAGTAAGGGAAGGCATCCACGAGAAAGGTTTTGTAGAGTTTCATATGGACTTGGCCCGCAAATCCCGGGAGAAGAGCCTGGAACAGGCCTTCCGTTTCCACGGCAAGGAGGATATGGAGCTTTCCACCCAATTGCTGATGAAAGAGGCCGTGCTCCGCGGCGTAAACGTGGAGATCATGGACCGGGAGGAAAACTTCCTGCGCCTGTACCGAGGCGACAAGGAGGAATACGTGATTCAGGCCACAAAGACGTCGCTTGACACGTACAGCGGCGTGCTGAAAATGGAGAACAAGACCGTAACCAAAGATATCTTGGCCCGTGCCGGCGTAACCGTGCCCGGTGGCGCCAGCTATTCCGACGCGGAGTGGGCAAAATCGGATTTTCCGCTGTTTCAGGGAAGAGCTGTAGTTGTAAAGCCAAAATCGACAAACTTCGGTCTGGGAATCACCATTCTGAAAGAAAACGAGGACCAAGCGGTCTACGACCGTGCGGTGGAGATAGCTTTCTCATTCGATAAAAGCGTATTGGTGGAAGAATTCGCCGAAGGCAACGAATACAGGATTTTCGTAATCGGAGACGAAGTCGTAGGCATTTTGCGGCGGGTTCCTGCCAATGTGACCGGCGACGGAACCAAGACGATCAGGCAGTTGGTGGAAATCAAGAACCAAGACCCGCTCCGCGGAAAAGGCTACCGGACGCCACTAGAGAAAATCGATTTGGGCGAAGCCGAAGCTATGTTTTTGGCGGGGCAAGGCTACGATTTCGAGACGGTTCCGGATGCGGGGCAAACGGTCTACTTACGGGAGAATTCGAATATCAGTACCGGAGGCGATAGCGTGGATTACACAGACGATATTCCGCAATCGTATAAAGACATCGCCGTACAGTCCACAAAAGCGATGGGTGTGCAAATCACTGGGCTGGATATGATTATCAAGGATATAAAGGAAGAGGCCACGCCCGATAATTATTCGATTATCGAGATGAATTTCAACCCGGCGATCCATATTCACTGTTTTCCTTTTGTGGGAAAAAACAGAAAGCTCAACGCCAAAATCCTCGACGCTTTGGGTTACGGATTCGAAAAGTAA
- a CDS encoding HPP family protein, with amino-acid sequence MREYIAKFRTEERSPNAAGLHFSFYSGLGGFIAIAAVALLTANTEVPFIMAPFGATCVLAFGVPDSPLAQPRNIIGGHAISTIIGLVCLHLFGNEWYSLALGVGSAIAIMQLTKTTHPPAGADPLVVILGGSSWSFLFNPVLSGAITITVIALIFNNMSKVRKYPKYWI; translated from the coding sequence ATGAGAGAATATATCGCAAAATTCAGAACCGAAGAACGTAGCCCAAACGCTGCGGGCCTACATTTCTCATTCTATTCGGGATTGGGCGGTTTTATCGCCATCGCCGCCGTGGCTTTGCTGACGGCCAATACCGAAGTTCCGTTTATTATGGCTCCGTTCGGCGCTACCTGTGTGCTGGCTTTCGGCGTGCCTGACAGTCCGCTGGCCCAGCCGCGCAACATCATCGGCGGACACGCTATCTCGACAATTATCGGACTCGTGTGCCTCCATCTCTTCGGAAACGAATGGTACTCGTTGGCTTTGGGCGTAGGTTCGGCCATCGCCATAATGCAACTTACCAAGACCACTCACCCGCCGGCCGGCGCCGACCCGCTTGTGGTTATCTTGGGCGGAAGCTCTTGGTCGTTTCTCTTCAATCCCGTACTTTCCGGAGCCATCACCATTACGGTAATCGCCTTGATATTCAACAACATGAGCAAAGTCCGAAAATATCCAAAATACTGGATTTAG
- a CDS encoding TetR/AcrR family transcriptional regulator, whose protein sequence is MEKKKPRERILDVAMDLFHRQGYNSTGINQIIDEAKVAKASFYQHYKSKEDLAVAYLNKRHELWFEGLRKETNKAKNSEDKVLAAFRYLKLMNKREDFRGCVFLNMVSEVQTDNARIYEIIQNHKRDLREFLGELIPDKDNAFLAYMLYESCLTESQVYRNQEFIDKTLELLKENILGK, encoded by the coding sequence ATGGAAAAGAAAAAACCGAGAGAACGAATTCTGGATGTAGCCATGGATTTGTTCCACCGACAAGGATATAACTCAACGGGCATCAACCAGATAATAGACGAGGCCAAGGTGGCCAAAGCCAGCTTCTACCAACATTATAAGTCGAAAGAGGACTTGGCCGTGGCTTACCTTAACAAGAGGCACGAGCTGTGGTTTGAGGGCCTGAGAAAAGAAACGAACAAAGCCAAAAATTCGGAAGACAAGGTATTGGCTGCGTTTCGCTATCTGAAATTGATGAACAAACGGGAAGACTTCCGCGGATGCGTATTCCTGAACATGGTTTCGGAGGTTCAAACCGACAATGCCAGGATCTATGAAATCATCCAAAACCATAAAAGGGATCTGCGGGAGTTTTTGGGAGAACTAATACCTGACAAAGACAACGCTTTCTTGGCTTATATGCTTTACGAGTCGTGCCTGACCGAAAGCCAAGTGTACCGAAACCAGGAGTTTATCGACAAAACTCTGGAATTGTTAAAAGAAAATATACTGGGAAAATGA
- a CDS encoding effector binding domain-containing protein has product MKSRFLTLLFSIVLFGTAFATDGEKTSIKETKLVGIEVFTSLKHYKHDSDSLWNFFKKNDFGPYLEDAKDSDKVYAYLIFGEEYEKDFPIQVILGYEVTKFDKVPKEFKLTNMIIPAGDFTKEAVNGNKAADVFNTWDRLIKTEKIKTKGHEVIEIYEFDKSHKKVEKIDLLFGTK; this is encoded by the coding sequence ATGAAATCCAGATTTTTGACCCTTTTGTTCAGCATCGTTTTATTCGGAACCGCCTTCGCCACAGACGGTGAGAAAACAAGTATCAAAGAAACTAAACTAGTGGGAATAGAGGTGTTCACATCACTGAAACACTACAAGCATGACTCGGACTCACTTTGGAACTTTTTCAAGAAAAACGATTTCGGACCATACCTAGAAGACGCCAAAGACAGTGACAAAGTTTACGCTTATCTGATCTTCGGAGAAGAATACGAGAAGGACTTCCCTATCCAAGTCATTCTAGGCTATGAGGTCACCAAATTCGACAAGGTGCCAAAAGAGTTCAAACTCACTAATATGATCATCCCGGCGGGCGATTTTACGAAAGAAGCCGTAAACGGCAACAAAGCTGCGGACGTATTCAATACTTGGGACAGGCTGATCAAAACGGAAAAAATCAAAACCAAAGGTCACGAGGTAATCGAGATCTACGAATTCGATAAATCACACAAAAAGGTAGAGAAAATAGATCTTTTATTCGGAACGAAATAA